The Alteripontixanthobacter sp. genome has a window encoding:
- the leuA gene encoding 2-isopropylmalate synthase, which translates to MLTDPGAKYRPFPQIDLPDRQWPSRTITAPPRWLSTDLRDGNQAIVDPMDALKKNRFFDMLLEIGVKEIEVGFPSAGATEFDFIQGLVRSGKVPGDVMVQVLTQSREDLIKTSFDSLEGAHAAIVHVYNAVSPAWRDIVFRMNREEVKQIAIDGAKCLRDEAAARPGTQWHFQYSPETFSTAELDFSLEVCEAVMEVLAPTPERPIILNLPATVEAATPNIYADQIEYFCRNLPNRDAAVISLHTHNDRGTGVAAAELGLMAGADRVEGCLFGNGERTGNCCLVTVALNMYTQGIDPKLDFSDIDRVIETVEYCNELPVHQRHPYGGELVFTAFSGSHQDAIKKGFEANSQQNDALWGVPYLPIDPADLGRDYEAVIRVNSQSGKGGFAWVLEQDQGLKLPKKMQADFSRHVQQMADDLGRELDAADIWQAFRSAYHVQTDTKHFQLIDYEESRAADGTRIFTGTIAVGGEEQRVSGRGNGLISSVVTTIEEAFGLDLKVLDYTEHALGTGRDARAAAYLECSADDGSTIWGCGIDEDIATASVRAVLSAANSAVG; encoded by the coding sequence ATGTTGACCGATCCCGGCGCGAAATATCGCCCATTTCCGCAGATCGACCTGCCTGACCGGCAATGGCCCAGCCGCACCATCACCGCCCCGCCCCGCTGGCTCAGCACCGATCTTCGCGATGGTAACCAGGCCATCGTCGATCCGATGGATGCGCTGAAAAAGAACCGCTTTTTCGACATGCTGCTGGAAATCGGCGTGAAGGAAATCGAGGTCGGCTTTCCCAGCGCAGGGGCGACGGAATTCGATTTCATCCAGGGCCTGGTTCGGTCCGGCAAGGTGCCGGGCGATGTCATGGTGCAGGTGCTCACGCAAAGCCGCGAGGATTTGATCAAGACCAGCTTCGACAGTCTGGAAGGGGCCCATGCGGCCATCGTCCATGTGTATAATGCCGTCAGCCCGGCCTGGCGCGATATCGTGTTCCGGATGAACCGCGAGGAGGTCAAGCAGATCGCCATCGACGGCGCGAAATGCCTGCGCGACGAAGCGGCCGCGCGGCCCGGTACGCAGTGGCATTTCCAATATTCGCCCGAAACCTTCTCCACCGCCGAACTCGATTTCAGCCTGGAGGTTTGCGAGGCGGTGATGGAGGTGCTCGCCCCCACGCCAGAGCGGCCGATCATCCTCAACCTGCCCGCCACGGTGGAGGCTGCGACCCCCAATATCTACGCCGACCAGATCGAATATTTCTGCCGCAATCTTCCCAACCGCGATGCGGCGGTGATCAGCCTGCACACGCATAATGACCGCGGCACCGGCGTTGCTGCGGCGGAGCTTGGCCTGATGGCCGGGGCAGACCGGGTGGAGGGCTGCCTGTTCGGCAATGGGGAGCGTACGGGGAATTGCTGCCTGGTGACAGTGGCTCTCAACATGTACACTCAAGGCATTGATCCAAAGCTTGATTTTTCGGATATCGACCGGGTGATCGAGACAGTGGAATATTGCAACGAGCTGCCCGTGCACCAGCGCCACCCCTATGGCGGGGAACTGGTGTTCACTGCCTTTTCCGGCAGCCACCAGGATGCGATCAAGAAGGGGTTCGAAGCGAATTCGCAGCAGAACGACGCGCTGTGGGGGGTCCCCTATCTGCCCATCGATCCCGCCGATCTCGGCCGCGATTACGAGGCGGTCATCCGCGTCAATTCGCAAAGCGGCAAAGGCGGCTTCGCCTGGGTGCTGGAACAGGACCAGGGCCTCAAACTGCCCAAGAAGATGCAGGCCGATTTCAGCAGGCACGTCCAACAAATGGCCGACGATCTGGGCCGCGAACTGGACGCTGCCGATATCTGGCAAGCCTTCCGCAGCGCCTATCACGTGCAGACGGATACCAAGCATTTCCAACTGATCGATTACGAGGAAAGCCGCGCTGCCGACGGCACCCGGATTTTCACCGGCACCATCGCCGTGGGGGGCGAGGAACAGCGCGTATCGGGCCGCGGCAATGGCCTGATATCGTCGGTTGTGACCACCATCGAAGAAGCCTTCGGGCTCGACCTGAAAGTACTGGATTACACCGAGCACGCGCTGGGAACCGGCCGGGATGCGCGCGCCGCTGCCTATCTCGAATGCAGCGCCGACGATGGCTCGACAATCTGGGGCTGCGGCATAGACGAGGATATCGCCACCGCCAGCGTGCGCGCCGTGCTGAGCGCGGCGAATTCGGCGGTGGGGTGA
- a CDS encoding EcsC family protein: MTIAAEQAEYRSSKPSRLGRGIERLTHPFGKAIASVIPSKLVESAIKQIDKAAARPALVDFSHDTADIDAARKAAERIERTARTINASTGAAAGLGGAWTMGADIPATIGIAMRNIRDTGRAYGIEGDGPEEQVFRLRILELAATNETEERTQLIGALEDSIGADGNLVPAEEGTITPLVDQAVERVSRALAFASVRKRLGMLVPLAGSVVGSMVNAAFQKDVSQAARFAFQERRLKRAG; encoded by the coding sequence ATGACCATCGCCGCAGAACAAGCCGAATATCGCAGCAGCAAGCCTTCCAGACTGGGACGCGGGATCGAACGATTGACGCATCCTTTCGGCAAGGCAATCGCCAGCGTGATCCCCTCCAAGCTGGTCGAATCCGCGATCAAGCAGATCGACAAAGCGGCAGCGCGCCCCGCTCTGGTCGATTTCAGCCACGACACCGCCGATATCGATGCGGCGCGCAAAGCGGCTGAGCGGATCGAACGCACCGCCCGCACCATCAACGCCTCGACCGGTGCGGCGGCAGGGCTTGGCGGGGCGTGGACGATGGGGGCCGATATTCCGGCCACCATCGGTATCGCCATGCGCAATATCCGCGATACGGGCCGCGCCTACGGGATCGAGGGCGACGGGCCCGAAGAGCAGGTTTTCCGCCTGAGAATCCTGGAACTCGCAGCCACCAACGAAACCGAAGAGCGCACTCAATTAATAGGCGCACTGGAAGACAGCATCGGTGCCGATGGCAACCTCGTACCGGCCGAAGAGGGCACCATCACCCCGCTGGTGGATCAGGCGGTCGAGCGGGTCAGCCGGGCGCTGGCCTTCGCTTCGGTCCGCAAGCGGCTGGGCATGTTGGTGCCGCTCGCCGGTTCGGTGGTCGGCAGTATGGTCAATGCGGCGTTTCAGAAGGACGTGTCGCAGGCCGCCCGCTTCGCTTTCCAGGAACGGCGATTGAAGCGCGCGGGCTGA
- a CDS encoding amidohydrolase family protein, producing MTETILEPDLPIIDPHHHLWDLRAMVPMFPQPQHPFIAAIAGAAHYTFDQLYADMRAHPAGNHNIVGTVFMECGAFYNPALGETNKVVGEVEFAGGVAAQGASGLYGDFRPCAGIVGHADLTLGGAVEPVLEALEAAAPTRFRGIRHQGAWDADPEVLGPPFHAPEGLYRSDDFRTGFAALGKRGMTFDAWVLEPQLGDVISLARAFPDQPICLDHCGTPLGTASYRGTLDENFERWREAIRDLAACENVMVKLGGLAMAFCGMPEDGPAAGYDSEKLAAMWRPYIETCIEAFGPQRAMFESNYPVDRWGASYPVLWNAFKRIAAEASDEEKRALFAGNAAQFYRLDGVPGLI from the coding sequence ATGACCGAAACCATTCTCGAGCCCGACCTGCCGATTATCGATCCGCATCATCATCTCTGGGATCTGCGGGCAATGGTGCCGATGTTTCCGCAGCCGCAGCACCCGTTCATCGCAGCGATTGCCGGGGCGGCGCATTACACTTTCGACCAGCTTTATGCCGATATGCGCGCGCATCCGGCCGGCAATCACAACATTGTCGGCACCGTGTTCATGGAATGCGGTGCGTTCTACAATCCTGCGCTGGGCGAGACCAACAAGGTGGTCGGCGAGGTCGAGTTTGCAGGCGGCGTCGCGGCGCAAGGGGCAAGCGGACTGTATGGCGATTTCCGCCCCTGCGCCGGGATCGTGGGCCACGCCGATCTGACGCTGGGCGGCGCGGTGGAGCCGGTGCTGGAGGCGCTGGAAGCCGCCGCCCCCACTCGCTTTCGCGGCATACGCCACCAGGGCGCGTGGGATGCCGATCCCGAAGTGCTCGGCCCGCCGTTCCATGCGCCCGAAGGCCTCTATCGCAGCGATGATTTTCGCACCGGTTTCGCCGCGCTTGGCAAACGGGGCATGACCTTCGATGCCTGGGTGCTGGAGCCGCAACTAGGCGATGTGATCTCGCTCGCCCGGGCGTTTCCCGATCAGCCGATCTGCCTCGATCATTGCGGCACGCCGCTGGGCACCGCCAGCTATCGCGGCACGCTGGACGAAAATTTCGAACGTTGGCGCGAGGCGATCCGCGACCTGGCGGCTTGCGAAAACGTAATGGTCAAGCTGGGCGGGCTGGCGATGGCATTTTGCGGGATGCCCGAAGATGGCCCTGCCGCAGGATATGACAGCGAGAAGCTGGCCGCGATGTGGCGGCCCTATATCGAGACATGCATCGAGGCGTTCGGCCCGCAGCGCGCAATGTTCGAAAGCAATTATCCAGTCGACCGCTGGGGTGCCAGCTATCCCGTACTGTGGAACGCTTTCAAGCGTATCGCCGCCGAGGCGTCGGATGAAGAGAAGCGAGCGCTGTTCGCCGGCAATGCGGCGCAGTTCTACCGGCTGGACGGCGTCCCGGGATTGATTTGA
- a CDS encoding MOSC domain-containing protein, with amino-acid sequence MAGKVLAVARKKEHGVRKIERVEIALIAGRGVADDAHFGATVQHRSRKAQMPDAFNLRQVHLIHAELLDDLAEMGFSVKPAELGENITTRGIDLLGLPRGARLRVGEKALLEITGLRNPCKQLEAIAEGLMEAVLDRAKDGALVRKAGVMAIVIEGGSCTVGDSIDVEHLPEQREALEPV; translated from the coding sequence ATGGCGGGCAAAGTGTTGGCGGTCGCGCGCAAGAAGGAGCATGGGGTTCGAAAGATCGAGCGGGTAGAGATCGCGTTGATTGCCGGTCGAGGTGTCGCGGACGATGCGCATTTCGGTGCAACCGTTCAACATCGTTCGCGCAAGGCGCAGATGCCCGATGCGTTCAATTTGCGGCAGGTTCATTTGATCCACGCAGAGCTGTTGGACGATCTGGCGGAGATGGGCTTCTCAGTCAAACCCGCCGAATTGGGTGAAAACATAACTACACGCGGGATCGACTTGCTTGGTCTGCCGCGCGGCGCCCGCCTGCGGGTTGGCGAGAAGGCTTTGCTGGAAATCACCGGCCTGCGTAATCCTTGCAAACAGTTGGAGGCAATTGCGGAAGGATTGATGGAGGCGGTGCTGGACAGGGCGAAAGATGGTGCGCTGGTTCGCAAAGCCGGCGTTATGGCGATTGTGATCGAAGGCGGAAGTTGCACGGTGGGCGATTCCATCGATGTCGAACATTTGCCCGAACAGCGTGAGGCACTGGAACCGGTCTGA
- a CDS encoding nitronate monooxygenase family protein translates to MTKHGLPAPFDKMRLPIIGAPLFIVSGPELVIAQCKAGIVGSFPALNARPSGMLDKWLHQITEELAQHNRDNPDRPAAPYAVNQIVHRSNDRLMEDMEVCAKWQVPMVITSLGAREEIFQAVSAWGGITLHDVINDKFARKAIEKGADGLIPVGAGAGGHAGTQSHFALMQEIRSWFDGLVALSGSISHGRSVLAAQAMGADFAYIGSPWIATEEANADDGYKQGIVEGRAADIVYTNLFTGVHGNYLRGSIESAGLDPDNLPTSDPSKMNFGSGGNSKAKAWKDIWGSGQGIGMVDEVEPVKTRVARLETEYHAAKDALLAKLGTLAAG, encoded by the coding sequence ATGACCAAGCACGGCCTGCCCGCCCCGTTCGACAAGATGCGCCTGCCGATCATCGGTGCGCCTTTGTTCATCGTCTCCGGGCCGGAACTGGTCATCGCCCAGTGCAAGGCCGGCATCGTGGGAAGCTTTCCGGCGCTGAACGCGCGGCCATCGGGAATGCTCGACAAATGGCTGCACCAGATCACCGAGGAACTGGCGCAGCATAATCGCGACAATCCAGATCGCCCCGCCGCGCCCTATGCGGTCAACCAGATTGTCCACCGGTCGAACGACCGCCTGATGGAAGACATGGAAGTTTGCGCGAAATGGCAGGTGCCGATGGTAATCACTTCGCTCGGCGCGCGGGAGGAGATCTTCCAGGCGGTAAGTGCATGGGGCGGGATCACGCTGCACGATGTGATCAACGACAAATTCGCGCGCAAGGCGATCGAAAAAGGCGCCGACGGGCTGATTCCGGTCGGTGCGGGCGCCGGCGGTCATGCCGGTACGCAAAGCCATTTCGCGCTTATGCAGGAAATCCGGAGCTGGTTCGATGGGCTGGTGGCGCTGTCGGGCTCGATCTCGCATGGGCGCAGCGTGCTGGCGGCGCAGGCGATGGGTGCCGATTTCGCCTATATCGGCTCGCCCTGGATCGCGACCGAGGAAGCCAACGCCGACGATGGCTACAAGCAAGGCATCGTCGAAGGGCGCGCGGCCGATATCGTCTACACCAACCTGTTCACCGGAGTGCACGGCAACTATCTGCGCGGCTCTATCGAGAGCGCCGGCCTGGACCCGGACAATCTGCCCACCAGCGACCCGAGCAAGATGAATTTCGGCAGCGGCGGCAATTCCAAGGCCAAGGCCTGGAAGGATATCTGGGGATCAGGCCAAGGCATCGGTATGGTGGACGAGGTCGAACCAGTGAAGACTCGGGTTGCCCGGCTCGAAACCGAATATCACGCCGCCAAGGATGCGCTTCTGGCCAAGTTGGGAACCTTGGCTGCAGGCTGA
- a CDS encoding NAD(P)H-dependent oxidoreductase, producing MTDAPPLLIAWHSRTGASEALARAAEEGAGGRAAMMRAEDIEPEHLLAAQGYLFVCPENLATMSGMMKEMFDRCYYAVLGQLEGRPFATAIVAGSDGEGAQRQIDRIAQGWRLKRVAEPMIVCTHAQTPEAILSAKTLEYGVLSDARALGEALAEGIEMGLF from the coding sequence ATGACGGACGCTCCGCCTTTGTTGATCGCATGGCACAGCCGCACCGGGGCGAGCGAGGCGCTGGCCCGCGCGGCGGAAGAGGGCGCGGGGGGCCGAGCCGCCATGATGCGGGCCGAGGACATCGAGCCGGAGCATTTGCTGGCCGCGCAGGGTTATCTATTCGTCTGCCCGGAAAACCTCGCCACGATGAGCGGTATGATGAAGGAGATGTTCGACCGCTGCTACTACGCGGTGCTGGGCCAGCTGGAAGGCAGGCCGTTCGCCACGGCGATCGTGGCAGGGTCGGATGGCGAAGGGGCCCAGCGCCAGATCGACCGCATCGCGCAGGGCTGGCGGCTGAAACGGGTGGCCGAACCGATGATCGTGTGCACCCATGCGCAGACCCCCGAAGCGATTTTGTCGGCCAAGACGCTGGAATACGGTGTATTGAGCGATGCTAGAGCGCTTGGGGAGGCCTTGGCGGAGGGTATTGAAATGGGACTGTTTTAA
- the recJ gene encoding single-stranded-DNA-specific exonuclease RecJ: MTSPTSQSLNTNAVCGVSHSLSGKAWRWRGGNMDMGEAGFEASGRLDDIVTQLLLSRGVSRDDLERHRSPTLRGFLPDPSEFQDMDVAAERIAQAVIGEETVTIFGDYDVDGATSAALMIRLLRMLGHDAQAYIPDRLLEGYGPSGEALVKLAEQGSSLIVTVDCGAMAHEALQMAHDAGVDVIVVDHHKCSHDLPRAAALVNPNRLDESDLAAAHGHLAAVGVAFLLAIATVRTLRQRGFFENRAEPDLRGLLDLVALGTVADVAALHGLNRALVAQGLKIMAHRHNVGMSALIDASRLKRAPFCSDLGFALGPRINAGGRVGEASLGVRLLTTEDPDEAAAIALQLSSLNEERRAIEAEVQEAAEAQLTGQHNRAVVVLAGTGWHPGVIGIVAGRIKEKTGKPTLVIALDNESGQGKGSGRSISGVDLGAAIIAAREEGLLVGGGGHAMAAGLTVESASVQTLADWLDARLGKAVEKAQAAQNMQLDLSLAAGGMTPELVTTLEAAGPYGVGWPGPRVAVGPVHLVKADIVGTDHVRLIAAGGDGRSFKAIAFRAAETDMGQALLHAARGRKLWLAGRAKIDDWGSRPAAELHLEDAAFAD, translated from the coding sequence ATGACCTCCCCCACTTCCCAATCGCTCAATACCAATGCGGTGTGCGGCGTATCACACTCGCTGTCGGGCAAAGCCTGGCGCTGGCGGGGCGGCAATATGGATATGGGCGAGGCGGGCTTCGAAGCGTCCGGCAGGCTGGACGACATCGTGACCCAGCTGCTGCTGTCGCGCGGCGTTTCACGGGACGATCTGGAACGCCATCGCAGTCCGACCCTGCGCGGCTTTCTGCCCGATCCGTCCGAGTTTCAGGATATGGACGTCGCCGCCGAACGCATCGCACAGGCGGTGATCGGCGAAGAGACGGTGACGATCTTCGGCGATTACGACGTGGACGGGGCAACCAGCGCGGCGCTGATGATCCGGCTGCTGCGGATGCTCGGCCACGATGCGCAGGCCTATATTCCCGACCGCCTGCTGGAAGGGTACGGGCCGAGCGGCGAGGCGCTGGTGAAACTGGCCGAGCAGGGCTCCAGCCTGATCGTGACGGTCGATTGCGGAGCGATGGCACATGAGGCGCTGCAAATGGCGCATGATGCCGGGGTGGATGTGATCGTGGTCGATCACCACAAATGCTCGCACGACCTTCCCCGCGCCGCTGCCCTGGTCAATCCGAACAGGCTGGACGAAAGCGACCTGGCCGCAGCGCATGGCCATCTGGCGGCGGTAGGTGTCGCTTTCCTGCTGGCAATCGCGACGGTGCGGACTTTGCGCCAGCGCGGCTTCTTCGAAAACCGGGCCGAACCCGATCTGCGCGGATTGCTCGATCTCGTAGCGCTGGGCACGGTGGCGGATGTAGCTGCGCTGCACGGGCTGAACCGCGCGCTGGTGGCGCAAGGCCTGAAGATCATGGCGCATCGCCACAATGTCGGGATGAGCGCGCTGATCGATGCCAGCCGGCTAAAGCGCGCGCCGTTCTGCAGCGATCTGGGTTTCGCGCTGGGCCCGCGAATCAATGCGGGCGGCCGCGTTGGCGAGGCATCGCTCGGGGTTCGATTGCTGACCACCGAAGACCCGGACGAAGCGGCAGCGATCGCCCTTCAGCTATCTTCGCTCAACGAGGAACGCCGCGCCATCGAAGCCGAGGTGCAGGAAGCGGCCGAGGCCCAACTGACCGGCCAGCATAACCGCGCGGTCGTGGTGCTTGCAGGGACCGGCTGGCATCCCGGCGTGATCGGTATCGTGGCCGGGCGGATCAAGGAAAAGACCGGCAAGCCGACGCTGGTGATCGCGCTCGATAATGAGAGCGGTCAAGGCAAGGGCTCCGGCCGCTCGATCTCCGGTGTGGACCTTGGCGCGGCGATCATCGCGGCGCGCGAGGAAGGTCTGCTGGTCGGCGGAGGGGGACACGCGATGGCCGCGGGGCTGACGGTGGAGAGCGCTTCCGTCCAGACGCTCGCCGATTGGCTCGATGCCCGGCTCGGCAAGGCGGTGGAAAAGGCGCAGGCCGCTCAGAACATGCAACTCGACCTGTCGCTGGCGGCGGGGGGAATGACCCCGGAACTGGTCACCACGCTGGAGGCTGCCGGACCATACGGTGTCGGCTGGCCCGGCCCGCGCGTGGCGGTTGGCCCGGTCCATCTCGTCAAGGCGGATATCGTGGGAACCGATCATGTGCGCCTGATCGCAGCGGGCGGCGATGGCCGATCGTTCAAGGCTATCGCCTTCAGGGCGGCAGAAACCGATATGGGCCAGGCGCTGCTGCACGCGGCGCGCGGGCGCAAATTATGGCTGGCGGGCCGCGCGAAAATCGATGATTGGGGCAGCCGCCCTGCCGCAGAGCTGCATCTGGAAGACGCCGCTTTTGCAGACTAA
- a CDS encoding CHAT domain-containing protein produces MAIRTTFALLGGCMMAAAIALPAPASAQSLSLRDTFPIGSDGLCEAQILAPQPGAGIFDRRYTIVCRDASAPVGTLWVVRDSGEAAGPEQFVSNSQCQEAERSAIPGAMGDARTLQCLSAAGGPQQRVLLMQSGGRTYAASGVSAYQDALKLGLASLANDKVVAGEVSIPLTQSTDAAAFARQQAEAISADAALAEAYRRNNSGNFAEAAAFFTASANALSGAGAAEAQLNAALQQSNLGNYLEAATLFAQAQSVTRGDAVLTRLARNFEALDALNRNVPRQALDILTTPLPDAGASEAMLTRLELDSAMAQRLTAEQGSFLNNAGTSLTRAERAQLLDGQADAIAAIAHRQLNDRSAAASALVSADGEFAGVRGGRVASILWLRAQVLAELAELAELRGAPAEAEALHSQAIGLLETNYPGTPALLSARAQLAGLYARAGRDGEAIAVYRDLVDQADSKPASSLRRLLAPYFALLAEQQDTEQAARDMFAASQLLLRPGLAQTQALLARELSGGSDEASQLFRKATNLTRAVEKVRTQVARLEGRVESEPQLAGTLATKQAELEALQSRQLEIQEQLAAYPRYRVVSEDRMTLDTLQASLREGEAYVKLAELEDTAYAVFVMPGGAAGYRLGASPAELESAVDGLRESIVVIEDGQTVTYPFDIERARALYVDLFAPVADRLAGVQHLVFEPDGAMLRLPANLLVMDDESVQRYTARMESDPQADPYDYRGTAWLGKAMQVSTTVSPSAFRDVRAAPRSNASAEYIGFGENQPIGEITANSSGTRAAVLMGADCAWAPATWNDPIAADELHSASQLFQLAGAQTDVVTGAQFTDTALRERENLDEYRILHFATHGLVTAPRPQCPPRPALLTSFGEGDSDGLLTFSEIYDLKIDADLVILSACDTAGTATVGLTREAGLTSGGDFALDGLVRAFVGAGGRSVVASHWPVPDDYDATQRLISGLFEAAPGTPTAQALRASQLELMADANTSHPFYWSAFAIVGDGSVPVRQ; encoded by the coding sequence ATGGCAATTCGCACTACATTCGCGCTGTTGGGTGGCTGCATGATGGCCGCAGCAATCGCTCTGCCCGCTCCTGCCTCGGCCCAATCGCTCAGCCTGCGCGATACTTTCCCGATCGGTTCGGACGGACTGTGCGAAGCGCAGATACTGGCTCCGCAGCCGGGGGCGGGAATTTTCGACCGCCGGTACACGATCGTCTGCCGCGACGCCTCTGCCCCGGTCGGGACGCTATGGGTCGTGCGAGACAGCGGGGAGGCCGCCGGGCCGGAGCAATTCGTCTCCAACAGCCAGTGCCAGGAAGCCGAGCGATCCGCGATCCCCGGTGCGATGGGCGATGCCCGCACGCTCCAGTGCCTCTCGGCAGCCGGCGGCCCGCAGCAGCGCGTTCTGCTGATGCAGTCCGGCGGGCGGACCTATGCCGCCAGCGGAGTTTCCGCCTATCAGGATGCGCTCAAGCTGGGGCTGGCCTCGCTGGCCAATGACAAGGTGGTTGCAGGCGAAGTTTCGATCCCGCTTACCCAATCGACCGATGCAGCCGCCTTTGCTCGCCAACAGGCCGAGGCGATCTCCGCCGATGCTGCCCTGGCCGAGGCGTATCGACGCAACAATTCGGGCAATTTTGCCGAGGCGGCAGCGTTTTTTACCGCTTCTGCCAATGCATTGTCGGGCGCAGGTGCCGCGGAAGCGCAGCTGAATGCGGCGCTTCAACAGTCCAATCTGGGCAATTACCTGGAGGCAGCTACGCTGTTCGCGCAGGCCCAGTCGGTGACCCGAGGTGATGCGGTACTAACCCGCCTGGCGCGCAATTTCGAGGCACTCGATGCGCTCAACCGTAATGTACCCCGGCAGGCGCTGGATATCTTGACGACCCCGCTGCCCGATGCCGGGGCCAGCGAGGCCATGCTGACGCGGCTGGAGCTGGATTCGGCGATGGCGCAGCGACTGACCGCCGAACAAGGCAGCTTCCTCAACAATGCGGGCACCAGCCTGACGCGCGCCGAACGTGCGCAATTGCTCGACGGACAGGCCGATGCCATCGCCGCGATTGCGCACCGTCAATTGAACGATCGTTCTGCCGCTGCATCCGCACTGGTTAGCGCCGATGGCGAGTTTGCCGGCGTGCGCGGCGGCCGGGTTGCCTCGATCCTGTGGCTGCGCGCCCAAGTGCTGGCCGAACTCGCGGAACTGGCCGAATTGCGCGGCGCCCCGGCAGAAGCGGAGGCGCTGCACAGCCAAGCGATCGGTTTGCTCGAAACGAACTATCCCGGCACGCCCGCGCTGCTCAGCGCCCGCGCGCAGTTGGCGGGGCTGTATGCGCGCGCCGGACGCGATGGCGAGGCGATCGCGGTGTACCGCGACCTGGTCGATCAGGCGGACAGCAAGCCGGCCTCGTCGCTTCGCCGATTGTTGGCGCCCTATTTCGCGCTGCTGGCAGAGCAACAGGATACCGAACAGGCGGCGCGCGACATGTTCGCTGCAAGCCAATTGCTGCTGCGCCCCGGCCTGGCCCAGACGCAGGCCTTGTTGGCGCGCGAATTATCGGGCGGCAGCGACGAGGCTTCGCAGCTTTTCCGCAAGGCGACCAACCTCACGCGGGCAGTGGAAAAGGTGCGCACCCAGGTCGCCCGGCTGGAGGGCCGGGTAGAGAGCGAACCTCAGCTTGCCGGCACGCTGGCCACGAAACAGGCGGAGCTCGAAGCGCTGCAGTCGCGCCAACTGGAAATCCAGGAACAGCTCGCCGCCTATCCGCGCTACCGCGTGGTGAGCGAGGACCGCATGACGCTCGATACCTTGCAGGCCAGCCTGCGCGAAGGTGAAGCCTATGTGAAACTCGCCGAGCTGGAGGACACGGCCTACGCTGTGTTCGTGATGCCCGGCGGTGCGGCTGGTTATCGTTTGGGGGCGAGTCCGGCAGAGCTGGAAAGCGCCGTCGACGGATTGCGCGAATCGATCGTGGTGATCGAGGACGGCCAGACGGTGACCTATCCGTTCGACATCGAACGCGCGCGCGCACTCTATGTCGATCTGTTCGCACCCGTGGCCGACCGGCTGGCCGGCGTGCAGCATCTGGTCTTCGAACCCGATGGCGCTATGCTGCGGCTGCCCGCCAATCTGCTCGTAATGGATGACGAAAGCGTGCAGCGCTACACCGCCCGGATGGAAAGCGACCCACAGGCCGATCCGTATGATTATCGCGGCACGGCTTGGCTGGGCAAGGCCATGCAGGTTTCCACCACCGTCTCGCCCAGCGCGTTCCGCGATGTGCGGGCGGCCCCGCGATCCAATGCGTCGGCGGAATATATCGGCTTCGGCGAGAACCAGCCGATTGGCGAGATCACTGCCAATTCGTCCGGCACCCGCGCTGCGGTATTGATGGGCGCGGATTGCGCATGGGCCCCGGCAACGTGGAACGACCCCATCGCGGCGGACGAACTGCACAGCGCCAGCCAGCTGTTCCAGCTTGCCGGTGCGCAGACCGATGTGGTCACCGGCGCACAGTTCACCGACACGGCTTTGCGCGAGCGCGAAAACCTGGATGAATACCGCATCCTGCATTTCGCCACGCACGGCCTGGTTACCGCTCCGCGCCCGCAATGTCCGCCGCGCCCGGCGCTGCTCACCAGTTTCGGTGAAGGCGATTCGGACGGGCTGCTGACTTTTTCGGAGATTTACGATCTGAAAATCGATGCGGATCTGGTGATCCTGTCGGCCTGCGACACGGCGGGCACCGCCACGGTAGGCCTGACGCGCGAGGCCGGGCTGACATCGGGCGGCGATTTTGCGCTGGACGGGCTGGTTCGCGCCTTTGTGGGGGCAGGGGGCCGCTCGGTCGTTGCCAGCCATTGGCCGGTGCCGGACGATTACGATGCCACGCAGCGCCTGATCTCGGGCCTGTTCGAGGCCGCGCCTGGAACGCCAACCGCCCAGGCGCTGCGCGCTTCGCAATTGGAGCTGATGGCCGATGCGAATACCTCGCACCCGTTCTACTGGTCGGCGTTTGCGATCGTGGGGGACGGGAGCGTGCCGGTCCGCCAGTAA